CCTGCAACCGACATCAGTAACGTGTATGTGGTTAATCCTGACACCGATATTCCGGGCATCAGAAATGACAATACAAACGGCAACAACAGGGTGTCGGACAAATATGTTGAGGATGGTTCCTTTATCAGATTTAAGACCATTTCGCTGGGATATTCGCTTTCCGACAAACTGCTGGAAAAAGCCCACATTCATTCATTGCGGGTTTATGTGAACGTGTCCAATGCATTCTTGATCACCAAATACAAAGGATTAGATCCGGAAATTGGATCGTGGAACCCGCTGAATGCAGGGTATGACAGTGGTTACTATCCGCAACCGCGTGTGTTTACCGTCGGCGCGAGCGTGCAGTTGACCAAATAAATTGCTTCGAAACAGGTGTCAAACACGAATGTTCGGAGACAGTTCTCCATTTGATGTGAATCTATAAAAATATTGAGCAATGAAAATCAAAAAAACAATGGCCGCAGCCGGGCTTTGCCTTGCCATGTTCTCGGCCGGATGCAGTGATAGCTTTTTGGACCGACCTCCATTATCCCAGATAAGCGCAGACAATTTTTACCAGACCACCAATGACCTCAGACTGGCGACAGCCGCCTTGTATGGTGGCAAGCCGTGGGCTGAATGGAATTATAACTGCTTCTTGCCGATTGGCGAAGTGCTTAGCGGTAATATGGCCGTCAATTATTGGGGAGACGCTGTGCAGCTGCATACGTTTGCAGTTACGGGTAGCAACGAAATTATGATCGCCAACTGGAAAGGCATGTACAAGATCATCGCGCATTGCAATGTGACCATCAAAGCCATTGAAGAGAAGGCACCGGCTTCCATCCCTGAAAAAGACAGGCTTGCCGCCATTGCCGAAGCGAAGTTTTTGCGAGCATTTGCCTATTATAATCTGGCCCTGCTTTGGAGAGATATCCCAATTATAGAAGATAATACAGAGCTCATCACTTCGCCGCTGGTTCACCGCAATCCGGTGGAAGACGTGTACAGATTTGCTGCGAATGACCTGCTTTTTGCTGCAAAAAACCTTCCTGCGAAGGATGTTGCGGGACGACTGACAACCTGGTCGGCACAAGGCATGTTAAGCAAAGTATATCTGACCTGGGCCGGGGTGGATGCAAAAGGTAATGGCCCGCGCAACCAGGCACTGCTTGATAGCGCCAAACTGCATGCCGGGAATGTCTGCAAACAAAGCGGATTGTCGTTGCTGGCCAATTATGCCGATCTGTTCAAAACGCAGTATAACGATAATCAGGAATCCTTATTTGCATTGCAATGGGCACCGGGCACCGGCTGGCTTGAAGGAAACATGCTGCAAGTTTATTCGCCCGGTGGCACGGAGATATCGGCGGCCGGTCAGGCAGGTTGGTTTGGCATAGCACCTACTTATGACCTCTACAAGCAATATGCCAACGAAGACTCTCTCAGACGTAAGGCGACCATCATGCTTAAAGGTGACTATTACCCTGAGCTGAATGCGGCAGGAGGTGGTTTTAAATTTACAGGTAACGCTGGTTTGAAAAAGCACATCATTGGCACAAGGGTCGATAACAGTGCACCGACGATGAGCTTGACATCTTCTATTGAGCACAATGCATTGTTACGGCTTGCCGAAGTGTACTTAACCTATGCAGAAGCTGTAATGGGCAATAACACTTCGACAACCAA
The genomic region above belongs to Dyadobacter pollutisoli and contains:
- a CDS encoding RagB/SusD family nutrient uptake outer membrane protein yields the protein MKIKKTMAAAGLCLAMFSAGCSDSFLDRPPLSQISADNFYQTTNDLRLATAALYGGKPWAEWNYNCFLPIGEVLSGNMAVNYWGDAVQLHTFAVTGSNEIMIANWKGMYKIIAHCNVTIKAIEEKAPASIPEKDRLAAIAEAKFLRAFAYYNLALLWRDIPIIEDNTELITSPLVHRNPVEDVYRFAANDLLFAAKNLPAKDVAGRLTTWSAQGMLSKVYLTWAGVDAKGNGPRNQALLDSAKLHAGNVCKQSGLSLLANYADLFKTQYNDNQESLFALQWAPGTGWLEGNMLQVYSPGGTEISAAGQAGWFGIAPTYDLYKQYANEDSLRRKATIMLKGDYYPELNAAGGGFKFTGNAGLKKHIIGTRVDNSAPTMSLTSSIEHNALLRLAEVYLTYAEAVMGNNTSTTNADALMYFNKVRVRAGLVPVTSLDAETLFREKRVELAAEGHYWEDLVRLSYYDEPKAIKKLNEQERILFNYDKGVVTKGSTLASVTPANTTTFKFPIPSPEVTANPKLLEAPVPYSF